One genomic window of Pungitius pungitius chromosome 11, fPunPun2.1, whole genome shotgun sequence includes the following:
- the si:dkeyp-69b9.6 gene encoding hornerin isoform X1 — protein MFQFGKYNLDIIEMLSGHQAHQFKGLGLDRQLQHQQQVQLHQHQLQQQQQQQQQQQAESSGALLSGLGLGPLQGSRGNAFSDSASIFAKMSAPPPPPLQQQPSSSQSSRSKSSKMSSSSSSSSHSSGYPQFLRSFHPSEAALAQEQLHPGVGRFEHFAGGSSSSGSAGGLGGLVTSAPPPPPPLHPGLSVPQASSGPSSSSPSTSTSVATSNNPSSSSAVSSLGHQLVGAQSDARSLHQQFSCMLAANQYFLSGVPSNASLEQFLVQQGTHNHLGLGLSQTGGEPGSSLAPPPALHSSHSHGHPTSQSHQAPQQPPQQQQLPPHTLSHPHSHSHPHHPLHPGSHSSSLGGFDFQGIPVLSSNQIASLMQQEAGLPLPLPLHLSLSKDDGKGESSGGGSNSSGGSSSRRKKAMAGYLPQRKSESSSNNTSGHGHGGNPTSNGGGLSHGQPPALIGSGVGISNMGGDPTSLLASSSSSSSVVSSSSSSARSSTAASVLVTNDSHLSKSDNHSSMQPNNTESDSEPVYSCGECGKSFPHLSSLRRHLRMHEPTTAGTSNSSSTGPNPIHIKAQSDPSLPHSTQETPPTPTNSCPSPDKIFNCPDCGKGFKKKGHLLQHGVIHSSARPYGCSTCSRAFNRRESLTRHEKIHEEKPFRCPACGRAFRESTSLLNHAASGTCGKPGRGPKQRGSKTGSDGEDRVGGEGGGGNGGGGTYQSNRRVIYGKTEEEDGVIIVGEGEPKSGLGCDGLFQSGRGVNSNDRDRTDAKYATDYSRNRYTGYHDDHRSQGNPSPCYSGASPCGSGMAGPALRKAPLAPTLHPHSQSHNQHHHPQQQPHLPLSSLLDDSEDDVTSSVNNAISAITAASNSGNRGDDRGDIIGGLLGGLGLGPLGSPSSTSGLDKNFRGGGGQEAMSSNPQNPAAKPKRPRKPRAKKDPAAAGQPPKRRQYTPRMGPSGLPRTHLCSVCGKGFARRETLRRHDRIHTGEKPHHCTVCGKYFREAFHLSKHQTVHSGAKNYKCSICGKEFGYSQSLRRHSKLHQKGELEEVPTTPAADNLNSFNPNPQCSVAQDRSQNQAPSTSSYYSYPQDVKPQDTNPQSQPPPPPPPRLYTCAICWKSFRHHFHLTAHHQTVHEGGGEKLFCCEVCGKAFAYSNSLTRHRQSQHGMTRTDGTNPQDGNSGSGDNRGGSDVNQSTSESEAATNALLQMAPSTEGHVGQSLSVVTHSHQQPPPQPPPGYSPLFYDAAAQSSASNAQAYSQPLPPNSTIMAPQHPHSPAGVKGEHIYPAGSRSRTLHTTAPFQPLTELPSTEHHHLHHHHHISHHHLHHQSSTQSHQHLDCNIQLSHDDMRQHKKKKKKSNRREWRENKWDNQDLVRLDGNKKKRKISCTVRRKINKKQGSLRLTIRRGEGSGSGYKLVNTGGMKVQILSSLKVPVKRFGCPICPNSVFSRKAGLLVHMAVKHPQKASTTQERLRCSVCGKQSHRALSAFIHRASHRARGTFSCRRCATRFWNATLLHRHKVSCRRRAKGLQRGDANRLKLSKRPGERPTQGGQEEFSYLQGPYRY, from the coding sequence ATGTTCCAATTTGGAAAATACAATCTGGACATTATAGAGATGTTAAGTGGGCATCAGGCCCACCAGTTTAAAGGCCTCGGCTTAGATCGACAACTACAGCATCAGCAGCAAGTGCAACTTCACCAGCAtcaactccagcagcagcagcagcagcagcagcagcagcaggctgagtCTTCTGGAGCTCTTCTGTCTGGACTTGGCTTGGGACCCCTGCAGGGGTCAAGAGGTAACGCCTTTTCTGATTCTGCCTCCATTTTTGCCAAGATGAgtgcccctcctcccccacctttACAACAACAGCCTTCCTCATCTCAGAGCTCTCGTTCAAAGTCAAGCaagatgagcagcagcagcagcagctcaagcCATTCTTCAGGCTACCCGCAGTTCCTGCGCTCTTTCCACCCGTCTGAGGCAGCACTAGCACAGGAGCAGTTACACCCAGGTGTAGGGCGTTTTGAGCACTTTGCTGGGGGAAGTAGCAGTAGTGGGAGTGCTGGGGGATTAGGAGGATTAGTAACATCagcacctccacccccccctcctctgcatcCAGGCCTCTCTGTCCCCCAAGCATCATCtggtccctcctcttcctctccttccacttCAACATCTGTGGCCACCTCTAACAACCCTTCTAGCAGCAGTGCAGTCAGCTCATTGGGGCACCAGTTGGTTGGGGCCCAGTCTGACGCACGAAGCCTTCACCAACAATTTAGTTGCATGTTAGCCGCTAATCAGTATTTCCTCTCTGGGGTGCCTTCTAATGCTAGTTTAGAGCAGTTTCTTGTTCAACAGGGAACCCATAACCACTTAGGGCTTGGTTTAAGTCAGACAGGGGGGGAGCCCGGTTCTAGTCTAGCTCCGCCTCCTGCTTTGCATTCATCCCACTCACATGGCCACCCCACTTCCCAGTCACACCAGGCTCCACAGCAGccgccccaacaacaacagcttccACCTCACACCCTTTCTCATCCTCACTCTCATTCCCATCCTCACCACCCACTCCACCCAGGCTCCCATTCCTCATCACTGGGTGGCTTTGACTTCCAGGGCATCCCTGTACTCTCGTCAAATCAGATAGCCTCTCTGATGCAGCAGGAGGCAGGTTTGCCGCTCCCCTTGCCGCTCCATTTATCCTTATCTAAAGATGACGGTAAAGGGGAAAGTAGTGGAGGTGGAAGTAATAGTAGCGGCGGCAGTAGCAGTAGGAGGAAGAAAGCAATGGCTGGCTATTTGCCACAGAGAAAATCTGAAAGCAGTAGTAATAACACTAGTGGCCATGGCCACGGTGGTAATCCCACTAGTAACGGTGGAGGGCTTAGTCATGGTCAGCCTCCAGCTTTGATTGGGAGCGGGGTTGGTATATCAAATATGGGTGGAGACCCAACATCCCTACTTGCCtcgtcatcttcatcctcatcagtagtttcttcctcctcctcctctgcccgcTCTTCCACTGCTGCCTCAGTACTGGTTACTAATGATTCTCACCTTTCTAAATCTGATAACCACAGCTCAATGCAACCCAACAACACAGAGTCTGATTCAGAGCCTGTTTATAGCTGTGGAGAGTGTGGCAAAAGCTTCCCTCACCTTTCAAGCCTTCGGAGGCATTTGCGCATGCATGAGCCAACCACTGCAGGTACTAGCAATTCTTCTTCTACTGGCCCAAACCCCATTCACATTAAAGCACAGTCTGACCCAAGCCTTCCTCATTCGACCCAAGAAACTCCCCCGACCCCAACCAATTCTTGTCCTAGCCCAGACAAAATATTTAACTGCCCTGATTGTGGCAAAGGCTTTAAGAAAAAGGGGCACCTCCTGCAACATGGTGTTATACACTCTTCAGCCCGCCCATATGGCTGCTCCACGTGCTCTCGGGCTTTTAATCGTAGAGAGTCACTGACACGCCACGAGAAGATACATGAGGAAAAGCCATTCCGATGTCCCGCCTGTGGTCGTGCCTTCCGTGAGAGCACCTCTCTACTCAACCATGCTGCCTCAGGCACCTGCGGCAAGCCAGGTAGGGGACCCAAACAAAGGGGCAGCAAGACAGGATCTGATGGTGAGGACAGAGTCGggggagagggtggaggaggtaACGGAGGAGGGGGAACTTATCAGAGCAATAGAAGGGTTATTTATGGGAAAACTGAGGAAGAAGATGGTGTAATCATTGTGGGGGAAGGAGAACCCAAATCAGGTTTAGGATGTGATGGTCTGTTTCAGTCTGGAAGGGGAGTTAATTCAAATGACAGGGACAGAACAGATGCTAAATACGCCACTGACTACTCTCGGAATCGTTACACAGGCTACCATGATGATCATCGTTCTCAAGGTAATCCATCTCCATGCTACTCTGGTGCCTCTCCCTGTGGAAGTGGGATGGCGGGCCCAGCTCTGAGAAAGGCACCCTTGGCTCCAACACTGCATCCACACTCACAGAGCCACAACCAGCACCACCATCCGCAGCAACAGCCCCACCTGCCCCTTTCTTCTCTACTGGATGACTCAGAGGATGATGTCACTAGCTCTGTCAATAATGCAATCTCTGCTATAACAGCGGCTAGTAACAGTGGAAATAGAGGGGATGATAGGGGGGACATCATAGGAGGTCTGCTAGGTGGTCTTGGTTTAGGTCCTCTGGGCTCACCTTCATCAACATCTGGATTAGATAAAAATTTCCGAGGTGGTGGGGGCCAGGAGGCTATGAGCAGCAACCCACAGAACCCTGCTGCCAAACCAAAACGTCCCCGTAAACCCCGAGCTAAGAAGGATCCGGCGGCTGCTGGACAACCCCCCAAACGCAGGCAATACACCCCCAGAATGGGCCCCAGTGGCCTGCCACGCACTCACCTGTGCAGCGTCTGTGGGAAGGGATTTGCACGTCGCGAGACCCTACGCAGACACGACCGCATCCATACAGGAGAGAAGCCCCATCACTGCACTGTTTGCGGAAAGTATTTTAGAGAGGCTTTTCACCTCAGCAAGCATCAAACAGTCCACTCTGGGGCTAAGAATTACAAATGCAGCATCTGTGGGAAAGAGTTTGGTTACTCCCAGAGCCTCAGGAGGCACAGTAAGCTCCACCAGAaaggggagctggaggaggtgccCACAACACCAGCTGCGGATAACCTCAACAgctttaaccctaaccctcaatGTAGCGTGGCCCAAGACAGGAGCCAGAACCAAGCACCAAGCACTTCCTCCTATTACTCCTACCCGCAAGATGTCAAGCCTCAAGACACCAACCCCCAGTCGCAgcctccacccccacctccgCCTCGACTCTACACCTGTGCTATATGTTGGAAGTCCTTCCGCCACCACTTCCACCTGACCGCCCATCACCAGACGGTCCACGAAGGTGGGGGCGAAAAGCTCTTTTGCTGTGAGGTATGTGGAAAGGCATTTGCCTACTCCAACAGCCTCACCCGGCACAGGCAGTCCCAGCACGGGATGACCCGCACGGACGGGACTAATCCGCAAGACGGAAACAGTGGATCTGGAGACAACAGAGGTGGGAGTGATGTGAATCAGTCAACATCAGAGAGCGAGGCTGCCACCAATGCCCTGCTGCAGATGGCTCCATCCACGGAAGGCCACGTAGGCCAGAGTCTTAGTGTCGTCACTCACAGCCACCAGCAGCCACCCCCGCAACCACCGCCGGGTTACTCGCCTCTCTTTTATGACGCTGCGGCTCAGTCGTCGGCCTCtaatgctcaagcttactctCAGCCTCTGCCTCCAAACTCTACAATCATGGCCCCCCAGCACCCGCATTCCCCGGCCGGGGTCAAAGGAGAGCACATATATCCAGCCGGATCCCGTAGCCGCACACTCCACACCACAGCCCCGTTCCAGCCCCTTACGGAACTGCCCTCCACCGAACATCATCacctgcatcatcatcatcatatctcccaccatcatctccatcatcAGTCAAGTACCCAGTCCCACCAGCACCTCGACTGCAACATCCAGTTGTCACACGATGACATGAGgcaacacaagaagaaaaaaaaaaagtccaacagGAGAGAATGGAGGGAAAATAAATGGGATAACCAAGATTTAGTCAGATTGGatggaaacaaaaagaagagaaagataaGTTGTACAGtgagaaggaaaataaataaaaaacaaggttCTCTTCGTTTGACAATTAGGCGAGGAGAAGGATCAGGTAGCGGGTATAAGCTTGTCAACACTGGGGGAATGAAGGTGCAGATCCTCTCGTCCCTCAAAGTCCCCGTGAAACGTTTCGGCTGCCCCATATGCCCCAATTCTGTGTTTTCCCGTAAAGCGGGACTGCTGGTCCACATGGCAGTTAAACACCCACAGAAAGCCTCGACCACTCAGGAGCGACTCAGGTGCAGCGTCTGTGGCAAGCAGTCTCACAGGGCTTTGTCTGCCTTCATCCACCGGGCCTCCCACCGGGCCAGAGGGACGTTCTCCTGCCGACGCTGCGCCACTCGCTTCTGGAATGCCACGTTGCTCCACAGGCACAAGGTGTCCTGCCGCCGCAGGGCCAAAGGACTCCAGCGAGGAGACGCTAACAGGCTGAAGCTTTCAAAGAGACCAGGAGAGAGGCCgacccaagggggtcaggaggAGTTCTCGTATCTACAGGGGCCGTATAGATACTGA
- the si:dkeyp-69b9.6 gene encoding Krueppel homolog 1 isoform X2, translated as MFQFGKYNLDIIEMLSGHQAHQFKGLGLDRQLQHQQQVQLHQHQLQQQQQQQQQQQAESSGALLSGLGLGPLQGSRGYHDDHRSQGNPSPCYSGASPCGSGMAGPALRKAPLAPTLHPHSQSHNQHHHPQQQPHLPLSSLLDDSEDDVTSSVNNAISAITAASNSGNRGDDRGDIIGGLLGGLGLGPLGSPSSTSGLDKNFRGGGGQEAMSSNPQNPAAKPKRPRKPRAKKDPAAAGQPPKRRQYTPRMGPSGLPRTHLCSVCGKGFARRETLRRHDRIHTGEKPHHCTVCGKYFREAFHLSKHQTVHSGAKNYKCSICGKEFGYSQSLRRHSKLHQKGELEEVPTTPAADNLNSFNPNPQCSVAQDRSQNQAPSTSSYYSYPQDVKPQDTNPQSQPPPPPPPRLYTCAICWKSFRHHFHLTAHHQTVHEGGGEKLFCCEVCGKAFAYSNSLTRHRQSQHGMTRTDGTNPQDGNSGSGDNRGGSDVNQSTSESEAATNALLQMAPSTEGHVGQSLSVVTHSHQQPPPQPPPGYSPLFYDAAAQSSASNAQAYSQPLPPNSTIMAPQHPHSPAGVKGEHIYPAGSRSRTLHTTAPFQPLTELPSTEHHHLHHHHHISHHHLHHQSSTQSHQHLDCNIQLSHDDMRQHKKKKKKSNRREWRENKWDNQDLVRLDGNKKKRKISCTVRRKINKKQGSLRLTIRRGEGSGSGYKLVNTGGMKVQILSSLKVPVKRFGCPICPNSVFSRKAGLLVHMAVKHPQKASTTQERLRCSVCGKQSHRALSAFIHRASHRARGTFSCRRCATRFWNATLLHRHKVSCRRRAKGLQRGDANRLKLSKRPGERPTQGGQEEFSYLQGPYRY; from the exons ATGTTCCAATTTGGAAAATACAATCTGGACATTATAGAGATGTTAAGTGGGCATCAGGCCCACCAGTTTAAAGGCCTCGGCTTAGATCGACAACTACAGCATCAGCAGCAAGTGCAACTTCACCAGCAtcaactccagcagcagcagcagcagcagcagcagcagcaggctgagtCTTCTGGAGCTCTTCTGTCTGGACTTGGCTTGGGACCCCTGCAGGGGTCAAGAG GCTACCATGATGATCATCGTTCTCAAGGTAATCCATCTCCATGCTACTCTGGTGCCTCTCCCTGTGGAAGTGGGATGGCGGGCCCAGCTCTGAGAAAGGCACCCTTGGCTCCAACACTGCATCCACACTCACAGAGCCACAACCAGCACCACCATCCGCAGCAACAGCCCCACCTGCCCCTTTCTTCTCTACTGGATGACTCAGAGGATGATGTCACTAGCTCTGTCAATAATGCAATCTCTGCTATAACAGCGGCTAGTAACAGTGGAAATAGAGGGGATGATAGGGGGGACATCATAGGAGGTCTGCTAGGTGGTCTTGGTTTAGGTCCTCTGGGCTCACCTTCATCAACATCTGGATTAGATAAAAATTTCCGAGGTGGTGGGGGCCAGGAGGCTATGAGCAGCAACCCACAGAACCCTGCTGCCAAACCAAAACGTCCCCGTAAACCCCGAGCTAAGAAGGATCCGGCGGCTGCTGGACAACCCCCCAAACGCAGGCAATACACCCCCAGAATGGGCCCCAGTGGCCTGCCACGCACTCACCTGTGCAGCGTCTGTGGGAAGGGATTTGCACGTCGCGAGACCCTACGCAGACACGACCGCATCCATACAGGAGAGAAGCCCCATCACTGCACTGTTTGCGGAAAGTATTTTAGAGAGGCTTTTCACCTCAGCAAGCATCAAACAGTCCACTCTGGGGCTAAGAATTACAAATGCAGCATCTGTGGGAAAGAGTTTGGTTACTCCCAGAGCCTCAGGAGGCACAGTAAGCTCCACCAGAaaggggagctggaggaggtgccCACAACACCAGCTGCGGATAACCTCAACAgctttaaccctaaccctcaatGTAGCGTGGCCCAAGACAGGAGCCAGAACCAAGCACCAAGCACTTCCTCCTATTACTCCTACCCGCAAGATGTCAAGCCTCAAGACACCAACCCCCAGTCGCAgcctccacccccacctccgCCTCGACTCTACACCTGTGCTATATGTTGGAAGTCCTTCCGCCACCACTTCCACCTGACCGCCCATCACCAGACGGTCCACGAAGGTGGGGGCGAAAAGCTCTTTTGCTGTGAGGTATGTGGAAAGGCATTTGCCTACTCCAACAGCCTCACCCGGCACAGGCAGTCCCAGCACGGGATGACCCGCACGGACGGGACTAATCCGCAAGACGGAAACAGTGGATCTGGAGACAACAGAGGTGGGAGTGATGTGAATCAGTCAACATCAGAGAGCGAGGCTGCCACCAATGCCCTGCTGCAGATGGCTCCATCCACGGAAGGCCACGTAGGCCAGAGTCTTAGTGTCGTCACTCACAGCCACCAGCAGCCACCCCCGCAACCACCGCCGGGTTACTCGCCTCTCTTTTATGACGCTGCGGCTCAGTCGTCGGCCTCtaatgctcaagcttactctCAGCCTCTGCCTCCAAACTCTACAATCATGGCCCCCCAGCACCCGCATTCCCCGGCCGGGGTCAAAGGAGAGCACATATATCCAGCCGGATCCCGTAGCCGCACACTCCACACCACAGCCCCGTTCCAGCCCCTTACGGAACTGCCCTCCACCGAACATCATCacctgcatcatcatcatcatatctcccaccatcatctccatcatcAGTCAAGTACCCAGTCCCACCAGCACCTCGACTGCAACATCCAGTTGTCACACGATGACATGAGgcaacacaagaagaaaaaaaaaaagtccaacagGAGAGAATGGAGGGAAAATAAATGGGATAACCAAGATTTAGTCAGATTGGatggaaacaaaaagaagagaaagataaGTTGTACAGtgagaaggaaaataaataaaaaacaaggttCTCTTCGTTTGACAATTAGGCGAGGAGAAGGATCAGGTAGCGGGTATAAGCTTGTCAACACTGGGGGAATGAAGGTGCAGATCCTCTCGTCCCTCAAAGTCCCCGTGAAACGTTTCGGCTGCCCCATATGCCCCAATTCTGTGTTTTCCCGTAAAGCGGGACTGCTGGTCCACATGGCAGTTAAACACCCACAGAAAGCCTCGACCACTCAGGAGCGACTCAGGTGCAGCGTCTGTGGCAAGCAGTCTCACAGGGCTTTGTCTGCCTTCATCCACCGGGCCTCCCACCGGGCCAGAGGGACGTTCTCCTGCCGACGCTGCGCCACTCGCTTCTGGAATGCCACGTTGCTCCACAGGCACAAGGTGTCCTGCCGCCGCAGGGCCAAAGGACTCCAGCGAGGAGACGCTAACAGGCTGAAGCTTTCAAAGAGACCAGGAGAGAGGCCgacccaagggggtcaggaggAGTTCTCGTATCTACAGGGGCCGTATAGATACTGA
- the dbpb gene encoding D site albumin promoter binding protein b codes for MSRQVSQLPNPELPAGTSPQFGSCTQPAGSLPGGQLSSMAGLKSLLQHPIKGDQRLKTPCDAKDKERLDVDEDSMGVCPMRNGSAIGSSANSNGCAGGGGGGGGGGGGGGGGGGGGGANGGGSFNQFLGPLLWDRTLPADGGLFQLQYMDLEEFLTENGMGNVHNNNSSSSAQIPSQSSQSAVPNQSSQCLPPSSPPGSSSSSPSSSSSPSLIGLEVAQPQSLGGGNDCLHGSQTSMNDSCESPSSSSSSSCPPLLTPTDSGPDGVGMYDMDSSDMDMSGQQNYDPRRHSFSEEELKPQPMIKKARKILVPDGLKDEKYWTRRYKNNEAAKRSRDARRLKENQISVRAAYLERENAALRQEVAEIRKELGRCRNILNKYENRLADQ; via the exons ATGTCCAGGCAGGTCTCCCAGCTTCCGAACCCCGAGCTGCCGGCCGGCACGAGCCCACAGTTTGGAAGTTGTACCCAGCCTGCGGGCTCTCTCCCGGGGGGGCAACTCAGCTCTATGGCGGGTCTCAAGTCCCTCCTGCAGCACCCCATAAAGGGAGACCAACGCTTAAAAACACCATGTGATGCAAAAG ACAAAGAGAGGCTGGACGTTGATGAGGACTCCATGGGAGTGTGCCCCATGAGGAATGGCAGTGCAATAGGCAGCAGTGCTAACAGTAACGgctgtgcaggaggaggaggtggaggaggaggaggaggaggaggaggggggggaggtggtggtggcggtggaGCGAATGGAGGAGGAAGTTTCAACCAGTTCTTGGGGCCCCTCTTGTGGGATCGCACCCTGCCGGCAGACGGGGGCCTTTTCCAGCTTCAGTACATGGACTTGGAGGAGTTTCTGACCGAAAACGGAATGGGCAACGTGCATAATAACAACAGCTCCAGTTCAGCCCAGATCCCATCGCAGAGCTCCCAGTCAGCCGTGCCCAACCAGAGCTCCCAGTGCCTACCGCCCTCATCTCCACCTGGCTCTTCGTCTTCAtcgccttcttcctcttcttccccaTCGCTCATTGGTTTGGAGGTGGCTCAGCCGCAGAGCCTCGGAGGTGGAAATGACTGTTTGCATG GGAGTCAGACCAGCATGAACGACTCCTGTGagtctccctcttcttcctcttcgtcctcctgtCCACCTCTGCTCACGCCCACGGACAGCGGTCCGGACGGGGTCGGCATGTACGACATGGATTCTTCGGACATGGACATGTCCGGCCAGCAGAACTACGACCCCAGGAGGCACTCCTTCAGCGAAGAGGAACTCAAGCCGCAGCCCATGATCAAGAAGGCCCGCAAGATCCTGGTGCCCGACGGCTTGAAG GATGAGAAGTACTGGACCAGGAGGTATAAAAACAATGAAGCGGCAAAGCGTTCCCGAGACGCTCGCCGCCTCAAGGAGAACCAAATATCGGTGCGCGCCGCCTACCTGGAGAGAGAAAACGCCGCCCTCCGACAGGAAGTGGCCGAGATCCGGAAGGAACTGGGCCGCTGTCGCAACATCCTGAATAAATACGAGAACCGCCTCGCTGACCAGTGA